The genome window CCCGGAGCCGGTCGAGGACGGGGTGACCTTCGAGGCCAACGCCCTCATCAAGGCCCGCACCGCTGCGACGCACACCGGGCTTCCCGCTCTGGCCGACGACTCCGGGATCTGCGTCGACGCGATGGGCGGCGCACCCGGCATCTTCTCCGCTCGATGGGCCGGCCGCCACGGCGACGCCGAGGCCAATCTGCGACTGTTGCTCGACCAGCTCGCTGATCTGCCGGACGGCGCCCGCGGTGCGTATTTCTCCGCCACGCTGGCTCTGGTCACGCCCGAGGGTGACGAGACCGTTGTGGAGGGTCGCTGGCCCGGCAGCATCGCCCACGAGGCTCGTGGCACCCAGGGTCACGGCTACGATCCGATCTTCGTCCCGCGCGGCCACGAGTCGACGACGGCGGAGCTCGGCCCCGAGGTCAAGAACGTGGAAAGCCACCGCGCCCGGGCCTTCGCGGCCGCCATCCCCGCGCTCAGGGAGCTGGTCGCGCGCGGCTGATCGCTGCCGGCGTCGTGAGAATGAGAACGGCACTCATTCCTATCTGGGCCCCACCTCTGGCGGGTCGAGGGTCTGCATGCCTACCGTTGAAGAGATGAGTCACAACCACGCCCACGGGCACACCGGAAACCGCAACCGCCTCCTGATCGCGATCGGGATCGTGGCGGCGGTGCTCGTCGTGGAGGTCGTCGGTGCCTGGCTGAGCGGATCGCTCTCACTGCTGGCCGATGCCGGCCACATGTTGAGCGATCTGACCGGGCTCATCGTCGCCCTGATCGCAAGCATCGTGGCCGCTCGACCCCCGAGCGACCGGCAGACGTTCGGCTACCAGCGCGCGGAAGTGTTCGGCGCGCTCATCAACGGCCTGATCCTGCTCGTCGTCGCTGTGACGGTCACGGTCGGAGCGATCGGCCGGTTGGTCGGCGGTGCCGAGGCCGAAGTGCAGAGCGTTCCGATGCTGATCGTGGCCGGGATCGGCCTGGTCGCCAATGCTGGTGCGCTGCTGCTGCTGCGCCCCGCGGCGGGGCGTTCGATCAACATGCGCGGCGCGTACCTGGAGGTGCTCGGCGACCTGATCGGGTCGGTCACGGTGATCGTGGCCGCTTTGGTCATCCTGTTCACCGGGTTCGTCCCCGCCGATGCGATCGCCTCGTTGCTGATCGCAGCCCTGATCGTTCCCCGGGCGTTCCTGCTGCTCAGGGATGTGGTGCGCGTGCTGAGCGAGGCGGCGCCGGCCGACACCGATGTGGCCGAGATCCGAACCCACATCCAGGGCACGAAGGGGGTCGTCGCCGTCCACGACGTGCACGTCTGGGCCATCACATCCGGCGCGCCGGTGTTCACCGCACATGTGGTGGTGGAGCCGGAGGTCTTCCGTTCGGGGCGCACGGGTGAACTGCTCGACGAGCTCTCGGGCTGTCTCTCGGCGCACTTCGATGTGGAGCACTCCACTTTCCAGCTGGAACCGGCCGAGCACGCCGCCCACGAGGACGAACTTCACCGGTAGCCGGCAGCCGGTAGCCGGCAGCGAGGAGGGGCGGTCAGTTCTCCGGCGCCGTCTCGGCGGCCCGGGCGGCCGCGTTCTTCTTGGCCTTCCGCGTGGACTTGATGTAGTGGTACAGCGTCGGGACGAGCGTCACGACGACCGCACCGATGAGGATCACGTCGATGTACTTCTCGACGAAATGCGCCACCGGCGGGATGTAGCCGATCAGGAAGCCGAAGTAGGTGAGCCCTGCACCCCAGAGGAGGGCGCCGATCGCGTTGTAGAGCGAGTACTTCTTGTAGTTCATGTGTCCGACGCCGGCGGCGACCGGCGCGAACGTGCGGATGATCGGCACGAAGCGCGCGAGGATCACGGCGAGGGCGCCGAAACGCTCGAAGAAGCCGTTCGTGCGTTTCACGTTCTCCATGCTGAACAGTCCGGTCTCTTTGCGTTCGAAGACGCGGGGACCGAGCTTGTGGCCGATCAGATAGCCGGCCTCGCCGCCGAGGAAGGCGGCGAACGCGATGGCGAGTGCCACCCACCAGATGTCGACGCCGAAGACGAGCGACGTATGGGTGAGCAGGCCCGCGATCACGAGCAGCGTGTCGCCCGGGAGGAGGAACCCGACGAGGAGTCCGGTCTCGGCGAAGACGATCGCGCACACGACGACCAGGGCCCAGGGTCCGGCGCCGGTGATGATGGCGTGCGGGTCGAGCCACGGGATGAGGGCAGCGTGATGGATCAAGGTTCTCCAGGTGGCATGTGGCCGGGCGGCGGATGCTCCGAGTTTAGCGGCGGGCTCCTCCGCGAACGCTCAGAATGTGCCAAGCCGACGCAAAGATCATCCCGTGGTCTGACGGCCGTTCACCCGACGGTACGGGGATGCCGATCGGCTGGAGCGAAGTGCGGGAGAAGGGACTTGAACCCTCACGCTCGAAAGCACAGGAACCTAAATCCTGCGTGTCTGCCAATTTCACCACTCCCGCGGTCGCGCTAGGCGCGGCTACGACAATAGCTCATGCACGCGCGGAGCGACCTCGGTGCCGTAGAGCTCGATGGCCTTCATGAGATGGTCGTGCCCGAGTGTCCCGTTGCTGATCTTGAGGTCGAAGCGTTCGATCCCGAGGCCACGTGCGGCGTAGGCGATCTTGTTCGCGACCGTCTCGGGTGACCCGACGACGAGCGCGCCGTCTTCTCCCGCCTCGTGTTCGAATCGGGCGCGGGTGGTGGGTGGCCAGCCGCGCTCGCGGCCGATCCGGTTGGTCATCGCCTCGTAGTGCGGCCAGAGGATCTCTTTCGCCTCTTCGTCGGTGGCGGCGATGAAGCCGGGGGAGTGGACACCGATCGGAAGGTCGGTGTCGTGCCCGAATTGTTCGAGGGCGCGGTGGTACAGCTCGGTGAGGGGCTGGAACCGCATCGGCCCGCCGCCGATGATCGCGAGCATCAGGGGCAGACCGTAGTGCGCGGCGCGCACGACCGATTCCGGGCTGCCTCCGACGCCTATCCAGGTCTTGAGGGGTCCGTTGTCGAGGTGTGGGTACACGGATTGGTTTTCGAGTGGTGCGCGCAATTGGCCTGTCCAGCTGACCGGCTGCTCTTTGCGCAGCTCGGCGAAGAGGTTCAGCTTCTCGTCGAAGAGCTCTTCGTACTGTGCGAGGTCGAATCCGAAGAGCGGGAACGACTCGATGAACGACCCGCGCCCGAGGATGACCTCGGCCCGGCCACCCGAGACGCCGTCGAGGGTCGCGAAGCGCTCGAACACGCGCACCGGGTCGTCGGAGCTGAGCACGGTGACCGCTGTTCCGAGGTGGATGTTCTGGGTGCGGCCGGCGATGGCCGCCAGCACCACTTCCGGTGCGGAGACGGCGAAGTCTTCGCGGTGGTGCTCGCCGACCCCGATGAAGTCGAGGCCGACCTCGTCGGCGAGGACGCCCTGTTCGACGACGTTGCGCAGCACATGGCCGTAGCCGAGTGGCTTCCCCTGATCGTCGACGGTCACATCGCCGAAGGTGTCGATGCCCAGTTCCAGTGGTTTCGTCATGCCGTGTCGCCCGTCCGTTCGTCATTTACATGCGTTTGCATACATTAAACCGTGCCGTCTCCGAGACTATTCCTCGGAGGGCGCCATGCCCACGGGCTCAGGCGGGACGGGGGCGCTTCGGGACGTAACGCGGAATGTACCGGGCGAGCATCCCGGCACCGACGAGGCCGAGCAGGCCGACGATGCCGCTGGCGAACGCGAGCGAGACGAGGGCGGTGAGCAGCGAGACGAGAAGGGGCGCGGCGGCCTGACCGGCATCGCCGGAGAATCGCCACGCGCCAAGGAAGGGCGCGGGCTGATCCTTCGGCGCGAGATCAGCGCCGAGGGTCATGATGATGCCCGAGCCGACGCCGTTCGCGACCGAGAGGAACATCGACACCCCGAT of Leifsonia poae contains these proteins:
- a CDS encoding cation diffusion facilitator family transporter, producing MSHNHAHGHTGNRNRLLIAIGIVAAVLVVEVVGAWLSGSLSLLADAGHMLSDLTGLIVALIASIVAARPPSDRQTFGYQRAEVFGALINGLILLVVAVTVTVGAIGRLVGGAEAEVQSVPMLIVAGIGLVANAGALLLLRPAAGRSINMRGAYLEVLGDLIGSVTVIVAALVILFTGFVPADAIASLLIAALIVPRAFLLLRDVVRVLSEAAPADTDVAEIRTHIQGTKGVVAVHDVHVWAITSGAPVFTAHVVVEPEVFRSGRTGELLDELSGCLSAHFDVEHSTFQLEPAEHAAHEDELHR
- the rdgB gene encoding RdgB/HAM1 family non-canonical purine NTP pyrophosphatase, whose amino-acid sequence is MTRVVLATHNQHKAGEFQQILGDAVPGLEIVAYDGPEPVEDGVTFEANALIKARTAATHTGLPALADDSGICVDAMGGAPGIFSARWAGRHGDAEANLRLLLDQLADLPDGARGAYFSATLALVTPEGDETVVEGRWPGSIAHEARGTQGHGYDPIFVPRGHESTTAELGPEVKNVESHRARAFAAAIPALRELVARG
- a CDS encoding DedA family protein, coding for MIHHAALIPWLDPHAIITGAGPWALVVVCAIVFAETGLLVGFLLPGDTLLVIAGLLTHTSLVFGVDIWWVALAIAFAAFLGGEAGYLIGHKLGPRVFERKETGLFSMENVKRTNGFFERFGALAVILARFVPIIRTFAPVAAGVGHMNYKKYSLYNAIGALLWGAGLTYFGFLIGYIPPVAHFVEKYIDVILIGAVVVTLVPTLYHYIKSTRKAKKNAAARAAETAPEN
- a CDS encoding LLM class flavin-dependent oxidoreductase — translated: MTKPLELGIDTFGDVTVDDQGKPLGYGHVLRNVVEQGVLADEVGLDFIGVGEHHREDFAVSAPEVVLAAIAGRTQNIHLGTAVTVLSSDDPVRVFERFATLDGVSGGRAEVILGRGSFIESFPLFGFDLAQYEELFDEKLNLFAELRKEQPVSWTGQLRAPLENQSVYPHLDNGPLKTWIGVGGSPESVVRAAHYGLPLMLAIIGGGPMRFQPLTELYHRALEQFGHDTDLPIGVHSPGFIAATDEEAKEILWPHYEAMTNRIGRERGWPPTTRARFEHEAGEDGALVVGSPETVANKIAYAARGLGIERFDLKISNGTLGHDHLMKAIELYGTEVAPRVHELLS